In Aeromicrobium wangtongii, the DNA window GAGACGGACGCGTCCGCTCTCGTCGATCGGCCAGAACGGGTTGAAGGCAACCTCCCAGGGATGCCCGTCCGGATCGGCGAAGTACCCCGAGTAGCCACCCCAGTCCTGCTCCGCGGCCGGCTTGAGGATCGTGCCACCGGCGGCCTCCACCTCGGCCAGCACCTGGTCGACCTCGTCGTGGGTGCGGGTGTTGAAGGCGATCGTGATGCCGCTGAACGTCGCGCCGGTGTCGGCGACCCGGGCGTCGCCCGCGAGGTCGTCGCGGCCCCAGAGCGCCAGAACCAGTCCGTTCGTGAGCTGGTAGAAGGCGACCTCGGGCTCCGGGTTGCCCTTCGTCCACCCCAGCCCGTCCTCGTAGAAGCGCCGCGACCGCTCCAGGTCGGCGACGCCGAGCGTGATGAGGCTGATGCGCTGCTCCATCCGGTGAGACTACTTCTGCCCGCGCAGACCGTCCACGAGTGGAATCGTCGGGCGGCCGAGCAGATCGTGCAGGTCGCCCGTGGTCACCTCGAGCTCGCCCTTGCTGATCGAGACGTCCGAGGCGGCGGCGAAGCCCATTGCTCCGGGACACCGGCATCCTTGAGGATCGCGACCTGCTGCGCGGGGGTGACCTGCGAGACGGAGACGGGCTCGCCGATGACCTCCGAGATCGCGGCGGCCAGCTCATCCTGCGTCCATGCGACATCGCCGCCGAGCTCGTAGACCGCCTTGAGCGGCGCATCGGTGGTCAGGACGACCGCGGCGGCCTCGGCGAGGTCTGCGCGGGCGGCGCTGGAGATCTTGCCGTCGCCGGCGCTGGTCAGGAGCGTCCCGGTCTGGGCGGCCGACTCCACCGACGGCAGGTAGTTCTCGTGGTACCAGCCATTGCGCAGCAGGACGTGCTCGATCCCGCTGGAGGCGAGGTACTTCTCGGTCTCGAGGTGCTCGGGCGCGACCGGCAGCGTGGAGGTGTCGGCAGACGGCGCGCTCGTGTAGGCCAGCAGGCTGACGTTCTGGGCGATCGCGGCGTCGACGACGTTGGCGTGCTGGCGGGGGCGCTGACCGATCTCGTTGCCCGAGATCAGCAGGACCTTGTCGACGCCGACGAGGGCCGCGTCGAGCGCCTCGCGGTCGTCATAGCTGGCGATGCGGACCTCGACGCCCTTGTCGGCGATGGGCTGGGCCTTGGCGGCGTCGCGCACGACGGCGACGATCTCGGAGGCCGGC includes these proteins:
- a CDS encoding VOC family protein, which codes for MEQRISLITLGVADLERSRRFYEDGLGWTKGNPEPEVAFYQLTNGLVLALWGRDDLAGDARVADTGATFSGITIAFNTRTHDEVDQVLAEVEAAGGTILKPAAEQDWGGYSGYFADPDGHPWEVAFNPFWPIDESGRVRLSDAG
- a CDS encoding NmrA family NAD(P)-binding protein, whose translation is MPIAVTAATGHLGSLVVDALLDRVPASEIVAVVRDAAKAQPIADKGVEVRIASYDDREALDAALVGVDKVLLISGNEIGQRPRQHANVVDAAIAQNVSLLAYTSAPSADTSTLPVAPEHLETEKYLASSGIEHVLLRNGWYHENYLPSVESAAQTGTLLTSAGDGKISSAARADLAEAAAVVLTTDAPLKAVYELGGDVAWTQDELAAAISEVIGEPVSVSQVTPAQQVAILKDAGVPEQWASPPPRTSRSARASSR